The proteins below are encoded in one region of Patescibacteria group bacterium:
- a CDS encoding phospholipid carrier-dependent glycosyltransferase has product MRSKLFLILIVVLGLFLRFYRLGDNPPSLYWDEASLGYNAYSIAATLHDEHGVFLPHDAFAAFGDYKPVGYIYAVVPFVKLLGLTEIAVRLPSAIAGILLIIVSYLIVVELSKNRKWALLTALFIAISPWSLQMSRAAFEANLATLFSGLGVYLFLKAIRGKTIFFLLSSIFFAAAMYTFNSHRVFVPLLVLALSFIYIKDILRMWKKSWVFFLTAAILLIPLVPHLLSPEGRLRFNEVAWVNDLSIVEAANKNIASNNNALWAKLVYNRRILYGEEFLRHYFDHYRFNFLFQTGDINPRLSTQAVGEMYLFDFPLVLLGIYALLRKRNKIAFIIFIWLLLGPIPAATARETPHALRTLNLLPVPQIISALGLLALSKRLRLVLTPILAVLVFLYLQNYYFVYPTKYSGDWQYGYKQMVRYVATVQKDYDYIDVTNHYGRPYIYFLFYNQYDPEKYWQNRDASRDQFGFWTVSCFDKYHFDTLAVTNGKGLFVVDPQTKLPGRQKIKTIYDPNNQPVFDIYD; this is encoded by the coding sequence CACGGAGTTTTTCTGCCCCACGACGCTTTTGCCGCCTTTGGAGACTATAAACCCGTCGGCTATATTTACGCGGTTGTTCCCTTCGTTAAATTATTGGGGCTGACAGAGATTGCCGTTCGTTTGCCGTCGGCCATTGCCGGGATACTATTAATAATAGTCAGCTACCTGATAGTTGTTGAGCTTTCAAAAAATAGGAAATGGGCACTTCTAACCGCCCTGTTTATTGCCATTTCCCCCTGGTCGCTGCAAATGAGCCGGGCGGCTTTTGAAGCTAATCTGGCCACGCTTTTCAGTGGACTGGGGGTTTATCTTTTTCTAAAAGCCATTCGCGGAAAGACTATTTTCTTTCTCCTGTCTTCTATCTTTTTTGCGGCTGCTATGTATACCTTTAACTCCCATAGAGTTTTCGTGCCGTTATTAGTTTTGGCCTTAAGTTTTATTTATATAAAGGATATTCTTCGAATGTGGAAAAAATCTTGGGTGTTTTTTCTAACAGCGGCGATTCTTCTTATTCCGCTGGTTCCCCATCTTTTATCGCCTGAAGGCCGGCTGAGGTTTAATGAGGTGGCATGGGTAAACGATTTAAGCATTGTCGAAGCGGCTAACAAAAATATTGCCTCCAACAACAATGCTTTGTGGGCCAAACTAGTCTATAACCGGAGGATTCTTTATGGTGAAGAGTTCTTGCGTCACTATTTTGACCATTACCGGTTTAATTTTCTCTTTCAGACTGGTGATATTAATCCCCGGCTTTCCACTCAGGCAGTCGGGGAGATGTATCTTTTTGATTTTCCCTTGGTTCTTCTGGGGATATACGCTTTACTGCGAAAGCGAAATAAAATCGCCTTCATAATTTTTATCTGGCTGCTGTTAGGGCCAATACCGGCAGCTACAGCCCGGGAAACGCCGCACGCCCTGAGAACTCTTAATTTGTTGCCGGTGCCTCAAATTATTTCCGCACTGGGATTGCTCGCTCTTAGTAAAAGATTGAGGCTGGTGCTAACGCCGATATTGGCGGTGTTAGTCTTTCTATATTTACAAAACTATTATTTCGTTTATCCAACAAAGTACTCGGGTGACTGGCAGTATGGTTATAAACAAATGGTTAGATATGTGGCCACAGTCCAAAAAGATTATGATTATATTGATGTGACCAATCACTACGGCCGGCCGTATATTTATTTTTTGTTTTACAACCAGTATGATCCGGAAAAGTACTGGCAAAATCGGGATGCCAGTCGGGATCAGTTTGGGTTTTGGACAGTTTCTTGTTTTGACAAATATCATTTTGATACTTTAGCCGTGACTAATGGTAAAGGACTGTTTGTTGTTGATCCACAAACGAAATTACCGGGCCGTCAAAAAATAAAAACCATTTATGATCCAAATAACCAGCCGGTCTTTGACATCTATGATTGA
- a CDS encoding glycosyltransferase family 2 protein yields the protein MKKSKIIVVLPAFFAEKTIEKTIKEIPVGVVDKIILVDDASKDKTAEVAEQLGLTVFRHPNNLGYGGNQKTCYWEALKDGPDVVVMLHPDYQYDGSKIKGLVDPIINGDYDIMFGSRIKNRGMALTGGMPKYKYFFNRLYTFFANIITGENLSEYMSGLRAYSRKALETVPFQRFSNDYAFDQQFTFSAIAAGLQIGEIPIPTRYHDQQHTINVWRGMKFGWESCWEAALFIFNSWGIYHAPIFQKKQS from the coding sequence ATGAAAAAATCAAAAATTATTGTCGTTCTGCCGGCATTTTTTGCCGAGAAAACAATCGAAAAAACAATAAAAGAAATTCCTGTCGGGGTTGTGGATAAAATTATTTTGGTTGATGACGCAAGCAAAGACAAGACGGCAGAGGTAGCAGAACAATTGGGATTAACAGTTTTTCGCCATCCGAATAATCTCGGCTATGGCGGTAACCAGAAGACTTGCTATTGGGAAGCCTTAAAAGATGGTCCCGATGTAGTCGTCATGCTGCACCCGGATTATCAGTATGATGGCTCAAAAATCAAGGGGCTGGTCGACCCGATTATTAACGGAGATTACGACATAATGTTTGGCAGCCGGATTAAAAACCGGGGAATGGCATTGACTGGTGGAATGCCCAAATACAAATATTTTTTTAACCGCTTGTATACCTTTTTTGCCAACATCATTACCGGCGAAAACCTTTCTGAATATATGAGTGGCCTGCGGGCCTACAGCCGCAAAGCCCTGGAAACTGTTCCGTTTCAAAGATTTTCCAATGATTATGCCTTTGACCAGCAATTCACTTTTTCAGCCATTGCCGCCGGTTTGCAAATCGGAGAGATTCCGATTCCGACCAGATACCACGATCAGCAACATACCATTAATGTCTGGCGGGGAATGAAGTTTGGCTGGGAAAGCTGTTGGGAAGCCGCGCTCTTTATATTTAATTCGTGGGGAATTTACCATGCACCGATTTTTCAAAAAAAACAGAGCTAA
- a CDS encoding glycosyltransferase family 4 protein, with translation MRVAMVKPPIVGHSVRGVGFYAKRLFEALQPLVDVRWIDVPYVPTTGFDIVHYPYFDFSWPTLSPITTAKTVVTLHDVTPLKFPEHYPFGLRAKIVWPWQRFLLSKVDAILTDSVCSKKDIQQIIGLQSQVTYLAPDEAFKPLKIKRENFVLYVGGGNWNKNVVPLVEACRKVNIPLVLVGKEFTQTAGNNIEARSLKEVQSFIDGKNVIARGFVETSELVKLYNRAKVYVQPSIYEGFGLPVLEAMACGTPVICGKNGSLPEIAGDAATYTDVTDVDDMADKIVAVKPSGKELAQAAKFSWTKTAKQTYEVYEKILA, from the coding sequence ATGAGAGTTGCCATGGTAAAACCTCCGATAGTGGGGCACTCCGTGAGGGGTGTTGGCTTTTATGCCAAGCGGCTCTTTGAAGCTTTGCAACCTTTGGTTGATGTTCGTTGGATTGATGTACCGTATGTACCCACTACAGGATTTGACATTGTCCATTATCCCTATTTTGATTTTTCCTGGCCGACGCTTTCACCAATTACTACTGCTAAAACGGTGGTGACACTGCATGATGTAACCCCTCTAAAATTTCCTGAGCATTATCCATTTGGGTTGCGGGCAAAGATCGTTTGGCCTTGGCAACGGTTTCTTTTAAGTAAAGTAGACGCTATCCTCACAGATTCTGTTTGCTCGAAAAAAGATATTCAACAAATAATAGGTTTACAGTCACAAGTAACTTATCTAGCCCCCGATGAAGCCTTTAAACCGCTAAAAATAAAAAGAGAAAACTTTGTTCTTTACGTTGGCGGTGGCAATTGGAATAAAAATGTTGTTCCTCTGGTAGAGGCCTGCCGGAAGGTTAATATTCCTCTCGTGCTGGTAGGAAAGGAGTTTACCCAGACGGCGGGAAACAATATCGAAGCCCGGTCATTGAAAGAAGTACAGTCTTTTATTGACGGTAAAAATGTCATCGCCAGGGGATTTGTGGAAACTTCAGAGCTGGTTAAACTTTATAACCGGGCAAAAGTCTATGTTCAACCGTCAATCTATGAGGGTTTTGGACTGCCGGTTCTGGAAGCGATGGCCTGCGGGACACCGGTCATTTGCGGTAAAAATGGCAGTCTGCCGGAAATTGCCGGCGACGCGGCTACCTATACTGATGTAACAGATGTTGACGATATGGCTGATAAGATAGTTGCGGTTAAACCATCTGGAAAAGAGTTGGCTCAGGCGGCCAAGTTTTCCTGGACGAAAACGGCAAAACAAACCTATGAAGTCTATGAAAAAATTCTGGCGTGA
- a CDS encoding 6-pyruvoyl-tetrahydropterin synthase-related protein: protein MHRFFKKNRANLLALIILAIFSVIGLWSLISNPFYTSHDGFTHTARIAAYFQDLSDGQFPPRWATNFNSNFGSPIFVYSYPLPYLLGALLHMAAISYQNSFRMVMAAGFVLSGLSCFLWLRNKFKTTGALVGAVFYMWVPYHFLNVYVRAALAENLAYGFVPLVFWSIEKKWWTVTAVLLAAVLLSQNEVAALTLPLFLGWALLHRSFRRFILSTALAFALSAFIYVPDLFERQFIHFDQNMTYFRDHFVAFWQLIRSPWGYGFDFPGTIRDEMSFQLGLTQIMVAILTGGLIMIRRKFEKEVLFFFLVLAASVFLMTESPIIRNIWQILPIIKTIVDFPWRFLGITTISFAFFGAYLVANFRWQKLLAIVLLLIVFIANRNHIRINQPLNYSDKTFSGYIGTATATSDEYVPVWRVNMRMPGRPSRFDFLYGDGSISEVSENASGLNWRVDNTSGSAILRVNRFYFPQTTIKYNGFNLAKGKDWNVITTQKDLKFDDTGLMLLSGPKPGSYSLRLEETPLDRAADSLSLISFACIILLLFRSGYAAKVKN from the coding sequence ATGCACCGATTTTTCAAAAAAAACAGAGCTAATCTTCTTGCTCTAATAATACTTGCGATTTTCAGCGTGATTGGTCTTTGGTCGCTTATCTCTAATCCTTTCTATACCTCTCATGATGGTTTTACCCATACTGCCAGGATTGCTGCCTATTTTCAAGATCTGAGTGATGGCCAATTTCCTCCAAGATGGGCAACTAATTTTAATTCCAATTTTGGCTCTCCGATTTTTGTCTATAGTTACCCGCTTCCATATTTGCTTGGCGCCTTGCTTCACATGGCGGCAATTTCCTATCAAAATAGCTTTCGCATGGTGATGGCTGCGGGCTTCGTCCTTTCCGGATTAAGTTGTTTTCTTTGGCTAAGAAATAAGTTCAAAACTACGGGGGCTCTGGTAGGCGCTGTTTTTTACATGTGGGTGCCGTACCATTTTCTCAATGTTTATGTCCGGGCAGCTTTGGCCGAGAACCTGGCATATGGTTTTGTCCCGCTGGTGTTTTGGAGTATCGAGAAAAAATGGTGGACAGTCACCGCGGTATTGTTGGCTGCCGTCTTATTATCCCAGAATGAGGTAGCGGCATTGACCCTGCCGCTCTTTCTGGGTTGGGCGTTACTGCATCGTAGTTTTCGCCGTTTTATTTTGTCCACCGCTTTAGCGTTTGCTCTCAGCGCTTTTATCTATGTTCCTGATCTTTTCGAACGTCAATTTATTCATTTCGATCAGAACATGACATATTTTCGGGACCACTTCGTGGCTTTCTGGCAGCTTATCCGCAGTCCCTGGGGTTACGGTTTTGATTTTCCGGGAACAATTAGAGACGAAATGTCTTTTCAGTTGGGCTTGACACAGATCATGGTAGCAATATTGACCGGCGGACTGATTATGATCCGGCGTAAATTTGAAAAAGAGGTTTTGTTTTTCTTTTTGGTTTTAGCCGCCAGTGTCTTTTTGATGACAGAATCACCGATTATTCGTAACATCTGGCAGATTCTTCCGATTATTAAAACAATTGTTGATTTTCCCTGGAGGTTTCTCGGAATAACAACCATCTCTTTTGCGTTTTTTGGTGCTTATCTGGTGGCCAATTTTCGCTGGCAGAAATTATTAGCAATCGTGCTGTTACTAATAGTTTTTATTGCAAACCGTAATCACATTAGGATTAACCAGCCACTAAACTACTCGGATAAAACTTTCTCTGGTTATATAGGCACAGCGACAGCAACCAGTGATGAATATGTTCCGGTTTGGCGCGTAAACATGCGGATGCCCGGTCGGCCAAGCCGGTTTGATTTTCTCTATGGCGACGGGAGTATTTCCGAAGTAAGCGAAAATGCTTCGGGCTTGAATTGGCGAGTAGATAACACGAGCGGATCCGCAATTCTGCGCGTCAATCGTTTTTATTTTCCGCAAACAACAATTAAATATAATGGATTTAATCTGGCCAAAGGGAAAGATTGGAATGTCATTACGACCCAGAAGGACTTGAAATTCGACGACACAGGCTTAATGCTGTTATCCGGACCGAAGCCCGGATCCTATTCGCTTCGGCTTGAAGAAACACCTCTTGATAGAGCGGCAGACAGTTTATCTTTGATCTCCTTTGCCTGTATAATCTTACTGTTATTCAGGAGCGGATATGCGGCAAAGGTTAAAAATTGA
- a CDS encoding glycosyltransferase family 39 protein, whose translation MIEFIKTHKRDILLWILLIIGFLATRLVRLGLIPIFTDEAIYLRWSQILSGDLKYIYLPLTDGKPPLFMWLVAVFMKLLPGTDPLITGRLVSVLSGLAALAGIYFTSWQLLRNKFISYLSSIFYLLSSFTFFYDRFALADSMLAMWGVWSLGLGVVVLRTLWWRWAVVLGIILGLGWLTKTPAEFFIVLLPILVILKPKSIGKYALLILLSAVIARGIYSLLFLLPQAYVINLKSYEFIVPFSELIKHPLQFFVGNFKGLATWEIQYLTWPLVGLIIISLIKISRPKIILLAYFFSLFVFMLLFNKVIYPRFLLTFTPMLLILAAAGTAEFKKLAPVVLILALILPIYTNYKLLTDPVQAPIADTDSAQYLNSWSAGWGLREINSFFAGKNTTVGVEGTFGLMPYALELYQKDHPNLTIKPYWPAPEILPAGLDYFIVYQRPAAPAGWKVRLIAQYFDGYGKDSLKLYKIEP comes from the coding sequence ATGATTGAATTTATCAAAACTCACAAGAGAGACATCTTGCTATGGATACTATTAATAATAGGTTTCCTCGCGACCAGGCTGGTGCGTTTGGGTTTAATTCCGATTTTTACTGATGAGGCGATTTATCTTCGCTGGAGTCAAATTCTGTCAGGGGATTTAAAGTACATCTACCTGCCGCTGACTGATGGCAAACCGCCGCTATTCATGTGGTTGGTAGCCGTGTTTATGAAGCTATTGCCCGGTACCGACCCTTTAATTACCGGCCGGCTGGTTTCGGTGCTTTCCGGTTTAGCCGCCTTGGCTGGAATTTATTTTACTTCCTGGCAGCTTTTAAGGAATAAATTTATCTCTTATCTATCTTCTATCTTCTATCTTTTGTCTTCTTTTACGTTTTTTTATGACCGTTTTGCCCTGGCTGATAGTATGCTGGCCATGTGGGGAGTCTGGAGTTTGGGGCTCGGTGTTGTGGTACTTCGTACTTTGTGGTGGCGTTGGGCAGTAGTTCTTGGAATTATTCTGGGACTGGGTTGGCTGACCAAAACTCCGGCGGAATTCTTTATTGTGCTGCTACCGATATTGGTTATCCTGAAGCCCAAAAGTATCGGCAAATACGCCCTCCTGATACTCTTATCCGCGGTTATCGCCCGGGGAATATATTCTCTTCTGTTTTTGTTACCCCAGGCATATGTCATCAATTTGAAAAGTTATGAATTCATCGTGCCCTTCTCAGAATTAATTAAGCACCCGCTGCAATTTTTCGTTGGCAACTTTAAAGGTTTGGCTACCTGGGAAATACAATATTTAACCTGGCCATTAGTGGGGCTAATCATTATCAGTCTGATAAAAATATCCCGGCCGAAAATCATCCTTCTGGCCTATTTTTTCTCGCTTTTTGTCTTCATGTTACTTTTTAATAAAGTAATCTATCCCCGATTTTTGCTAACCTTTACACCGATGCTTTTAATTCTAGCCGCGGCCGGAACTGCCGAATTTAAAAAACTGGCCCCAGTGGTTTTAATCCTTGCCTTGATATTACCCATATATACCAACTATAAACTTTTAACCGATCCGGTCCAGGCGCCAATTGCCGATACCGATTCGGCACAATATCTTAACAGTTGGTCAGCCGGCTGGGGGCTTCGCGAAATAAATAGCTTTTTTGCGGGTAAGAACACTACTGTCGGAGTGGAAGGAACCTTTGGTCTAATGCCCTATGCTTTGGAACTTTATCAAAAGGACCATCCGAATTTAACGATTAAACCGTATTGGCCGGCACCGGAAATTTTACCCGCTGGCCTGGATTACTTTATTGTTTATCAGCGGCCCGCGGCTCCGGCCGGATGGAAGGTACGCCTGATAGCCCAGTACTTTGATGGCTATGGAAAAGACTCCCTGAAATTATATAAAATCGAACCATGA
- a CDS encoding glycosyltransferase family 2 protein yields MTRLSIVMPVYNEEATLKSILQKVVAVKLPWKKEIIVVNDASKDNSGKIIQAFAKKHPEVKYFEHEANQGKGAAVRTGFSKVTGDYAIIQDADLEYDPEQIPRLLAKAEKFPGTVVYGSRLTSPPVLFGRHRTVLVMHYFANRVFSLVNSLLYGTWLTDMETGYKLIPREAIKKINLKANGFEMEPEVTAKLLKSGFKIREVAITTKPRSFDQGKKFNTFKDGTQALWCIFKYRFAD; encoded by the coding sequence ATGACAAGATTATCGATAGTGATGCCGGTCTACAACGAAGAAGCAACGCTAAAATCAATTCTGCAAAAGGTGGTAGCGGTTAAGTTGCCGTGGAAAAAAGAAATTATTGTGGTTAATGATGCTTCTAAAGACAATTCCGGAAAAATTATCCAAGCGTTCGCCAAAAAACACCCTGAAGTTAAATATTTTGAACACGAGGCGAATCAGGGGAAAGGCGCGGCAGTGCGAACCGGATTTTCTAAAGTCACCGGAGATTACGCCATTATTCAGGATGCCGATTTAGAGTACGATCCGGAGCAAATTCCGCGGCTTTTGGCTAAAGCGGAAAAATTTCCCGGGACAGTAGTTTATGGTTCGCGATTAACTTCTCCTCCGGTGCTTTTCGGTAGACACCGAACGGTCCTGGTGATGCATTATTTTGCCAATAGGGTATTCAGTTTAGTCAATAGTCTTCTCTACGGTACCTGGTTAACCGATATGGAAACCGGGTATAAATTAATTCCCCGGGAAGCCATAAAAAAGATTAATTTAAAGGCGAATGGTTTTGAGATGGAACCGGAAGTTACGGCTAAACTGTTAAAAAGTGGTTTTAAAATTAGGGAAGTAGCAATTACTACCAAACCTCGCAGCTTCGACCAGGGAAAAAAATTTAATACTTTTAAAGACGGAACGCAGGCTCTTTGGTGTATTTTTAAATACCGCTTCGCTGACTAG
- a CDS encoding glycosyltransferase family 2 protein yields the protein MTKLSVTLATFNEEKFLPRCLDSVKDIADEIVIADGKSLDRTVEIAKKYKAKVISTTNKPNFHINKRMANDAATGEWILQLDADEVVSPALKKEIADTLESIPEENGFWIPRANFFLGRFLKKGGTYPDYTMRLYRRGKGNLPAKSVHEQAVVEGKTGYLKNDLLHYNNPTFGVYLDRRFNRYSDIMAKEVNGGWFQYLFWRPLFDPLQGFVIVYFRHLGFLDGFPGFVWALFQALLFPVAYFKSIEKKI from the coding sequence ATGACTAAACTTTCGGTCACCTTGGCCACTTTTAATGAGGAAAAATTTTTGCCCCGTTGTCTGGATTCAGTAAAGGACATCGCTGATGAAATCGTAATTGCAGATGGAAAATCTCTGGATAGAACAGTCGAAATCGCTAAAAAATATAAAGCTAAAGTAATATCCACTACTAACAAGCCTAATTTCCACATTAACAAAAGAATGGCCAATGACGCGGCCACCGGCGAATGGATTTTGCAACTGGATGCCGATGAAGTCGTCAGTCCGGCGCTGAAGAAGGAAATTGCAGATACTCTTGAGAGTATCCCGGAAGAAAACGGTTTCTGGATTCCCCGGGCAAATTTTTTCCTCGGCCGTTTTTTAAAAAAAGGCGGAACTTACCCAGACTATACTATGCGATTATACCGCCGGGGTAAGGGTAATCTTCCGGCAAAAAGCGTTCATGAACAAGCAGTGGTTGAAGGAAAAACAGGCTACTTGAAAAATGATTTGCTCCACTACAATAACCCGACTTTTGGCGTCTATCTGGACCGGCGCTTTAACCGGTATTCAGACATTATGGCAAAAGAAGTTAACGGCGGCTGGTTCCAATATCTTTTCTGGCGGCCCCTCTTTGACCCTTTGCAGGGGTTTGTAATTGTGTATTTTCGCCACCTGGGTTTTCTTGACGGTTTTCCAGGTTTTGTTTGGGCCCTGTTTCAGGCGTTACTATTTCCCGTAGCATATTTTAAAAGCATAGAAAAAAAGATATGA